The Zingiber officinale cultivar Zhangliang chromosome 9A, Zo_v1.1, whole genome shotgun sequence genome window below encodes:
- the LOC122019639 gene encoding probable DNA-directed RNA polymerase subunit delta: MICKVKARGKFDISVLEEQDENVSPIVEVAYQEEEISTPNHVLTDIDIDDVNIIFNVDEEELNEMEIEELQCVLNGNQVIVDNEELEEELKDFESDEETQDEIDCDSNNSDSEFL, from the coding sequence ATGATATGCAAAGTGAAAGCTAGAGGAAAATTTGATATATCAGTCcttgaagaacaagatgaaaatgTTTCACCAATTGTTGAAGTTGCTTATCAAGAGGAAGAGATATCCACTCCAAATCATGTTCTCACAGATATAGATATTGATGatgttaatattatttttaatgttgATGAAGAGGAATTAAATGAAATGGAAATTGAGGAGCTTCAATGTGTTTTGAATGGCAATCAAGTTATTGTAGATAATGAAGAGTTAGAGGAAGAACTTAAAGATTTTGAATCAGATGAAGAAACACAAGATGAAATAGATTGTGACTCTAATAATAGTGATAGTGAATTTTTGTAG